The genomic region ATCCGGTCGCGGCGTTCCTCGAGGATTTCGCCGATCCGGGGCAGGGCGACCTTCTTCATGATGAAGTAGAGTGCCGCAAAGGTGATCGCCAGCCACAGAAGCTGGGAGGGAAAAGTGGTCGCATCGAAAGGCGGGAACACGCCCGTGACGTGCTCTTCGCCACCGGCGCCGACCACTTCGTGCGTTTCGCCGTCCGGAGACTCTTCGAGCGAGATGATGTTGGATTCGAGCGGCTCTACGGCCTCTTCGACTTCCGTTTCCTGAGCCTGGACCTGGCTAATCATGCGCTATCCGCCAATTGCAAAATTTGGTGGGCCGGCTGACGAGCCGGCACATGACGAGGCAGCCGAAGCGTGCTCCGGCCGCCTTTCATCGGACTGTTCGTGGTAATTAGACCGCGAACAGGAGCAGAAGGGCAACCAGGAACGAGAAGATGCCCAGAGCTTCGGTCACGGCGAAGCCGAAGATCAGGTTACCGGACTGGCTGGGAGCAGCCGACGGGTTGCGCAGGGCACCCGAGAGGAAGCTCCCGAAGATGTTGGCCACGCCGATGGCGGCGCCCGCCATGCCGAAACAGGCGATACCGGCACCAATGTACTTTGCGGCTTCAGCTTCCATTTTGTGATCCTTTCAAAGCCTTAGAACTTAACGAGGTCT from Pelagibacterium sp. 26DY04 harbors:
- a CDS encoding F0F1 ATP synthase subunit C, with the protein product MEAEAAKYIGAGIACFGMAGAAIGVANIFGSFLSGALRNPSAAPSQSGNLIFGFAVTEALGIFSFLVALLLLFAV